The nucleotide window GTGGTGCCAGCCAAGGGCAGCTCTGTTATGATGGAGGAAATCAGGCCGGGGTGTGGGGCATGTGCCCACTGCATTAGGGCAAGGGACAAAGTTGATGCCAATGACATTGCTAGAGCTTCTGCACAAGTTCTCCAGTGCAGAACATGGTCACATCTGCTGACCCCTTGGTCCCACATAACAGGCCCCCGGCAGATGAGTATCAGcacaaccattttttttttttttttttttttttgagacggagtttcgctcttgttgcccagactagagtgcaatggtacaatcttggctcactgcaacctctgcctcccgggttcaagcaattctcatgcctcagtctctcgaacagctgagattacaggtgcccaccaccatgcccaactaattttttttttttttttttttgagacagagtcttgctctgtcgcccaggctggagtgtagtggtgcaatctctgctcactgcagccttcgcctcccgggatcaagtgattctcctgcctcagcctccagagtagctgggattacaggtgcctgccaccacgcccagctcatttttgtatttttagtagagacggggtttcaccatgttggccaggctggtcttgaactcctgacctcaggtgatccacctgcctcgtcctccaaagtgctgggattacaggcgtgagccaccgcacctggcccagcacccttattttatagctgaggaTGAGAAGACTTGTCCACACTCACACAGCCAGGGAATGGCAGGGCCAGGATTCGAACCTGAGGCAGGTGAGCTCCAAAACCTCTCTCTACTGGGCTGCCCTGCCTAGATGTGGGCTGAGACTCCTGTGTGGCCCAGTGAGGGGCTGCAGGCTCCAAGCTCTGAAGGGgtgagggctctgccttcctAGGAAAAACCCAGTGGTCCTGCTGAGCCCCAGagggaggcctcagttcctctccTCCCAGTGAAGGCTGCTTGGGCTACTCAGGCCAGAAGGCCCCTCAGACAGAGGGTGATCCTAGTGGGCgggtggggcgggggggcagGGGGGGAACGCTCTTCCCTGCCCCACTTTGGGGCCCGTAAAAGCTAAGGCATTTGAGAGGCTGATGGTTTTCCATTCCCAAGAGTCTATATGTTGACGAAGCATCTTCTCCCTCAGTTGCCCATGGGCCTCCAGGACAACTCTAGAAGATGCAGATAATAAGAGTTTCTCAcgcccatttgacagatgaggaaagcgAGGCTTAGAGGTGTGATGGGCATGCCAGGCCCACCCATGATTGAGTGGCAGTAGGAAGGCAGGGATGTGAACCCAGGCCTTTTAACTGGAGGGCCAGGCCCTGCTGCCCATCATGGGCACACCTCCCGGATCTCCCACTGCCCTTGGCTATTGGGTAGGAAACATCAGCCCAAGCTCAAGGACTGGGTGGGGGCACTGAACAAGGTGGGGGGGGGGCAGGAGGGAGGTGCTCACCGATGAAGTTCTTCAGGAGGGGGTCAATGGGATGGGGCTGGTCCGAGATGAGGAACTTGACCGCTGTGATGACGGTGCTCCGGGTGTGTGGCCGACCTGCAGGACAAGAAGAGGTGAGTTAGTGAGGGGCAGGGGCCAATCCTAGATGCTCACAGATCAGAAGGCGCTGAGGCTCCTCCCCCTGCTACCCTGGAAGACAGAACTGTACCCCCTCCCCATCTCTGGGAAAGTGGATTCTACCATTTCCCTTGGCAGCCTTGAATCTCCTCTCAATTCTTCCTGCTGCAGCTGAAACAGTAGGACTACCAGTGCTCAGGTAACCACACCACAGGCTGCAAACAGGGAACCAATAACCAAGACAGGAACTGCTCCAACAAAGACCTTCCCTCAGGCCTTGGGATTTTTCAGACATGTTATCTCAATTAGTCCTAACAATGATcctattaattaataataaagtagTATTAAAAGAACCAATAAAATCACCAATAAAAATCATCTCTTTGACACATGAggagagactcagagaggttaagttcaTGTCTAAGGCCACACAGCAGATCCAGAATTCCTGGCTGGGCCCCTCTTCCTGGGGCTGCGTTCTGGCTGGCGGTCAGGGGGGCCTAACAGAACTTGGATCATCTCCAGGCTCGGTCACGGAGAGCTCGCTTACTTGTGCTTTGCTGCTTGCTTTGAGTAGAAAAGCCCAATAAAGAGGGGAAGTACATTCCTTTAATGAAGGAAACAAATGGGTGGACGGGTGGATGCTCCACCTGCCTCTGAATCTCTCCTCAGTGGCTCGCCCCCCTTGCCTCCCGCCCAACCCCCAGCACAATGCAGTGAATGGGCTAAGGTGTTTCCACCCCACAGACTTTACGTTCAGCCTCGAGGAAAAGTTTACCATTTGGTGCTAAGGCATGATGAATGGAAGAGTTACTGAATTCAGACTTTTAGCTTTTACCTCTTTCTCTTGCCAGCCTGACTGGCTCCCAGGAAGATTTAGGGTGGCTGATGAAGAGAGGCACAATAGAGTAAGATTAAGTGAACTGAAAACAAGAACAAGGCCAAGGACGACTGAAGGCAGGGAGGTGAGAAGGAGACTAGCAGGAAGATGTACAAAGAGCATCAATAAGAAGTCCCAGGAACCTACTAGAAGCAGACCACTCATCTGGCTCTAAGCTTCCCAGCAGTTGGTGCTAAAAAGGAAATGTGACCGGGTGGCTGGTTCAACAGTGCACGTGGGACAGAAACAAATAGGTGTTTAGGCAAAGCAGGGCTCCTCCGCATCTTAAGACTCTCGTCTCTCAAGGTTCTTTGTGTGACGTAATAGACAGTGTCCTCAACAATGTTCTTCCATCCAGTCATGAGGCCAGACAACTGCTTCTTACGAGCCCAGCAACCCAAAAAGGCCTTAACTGAAATCACTAACATACCTAGTAACAACAGCAGCTCTCGATTTACTCAGTATTAATTACTATAGGTACCACATAGCTTACCAAACACTGTACCTGCATTCTTTCAACCAGAGCATCCACTGGTTCTGTAAGGGGCCAGCTGGCCAGCTCGAAGCCCACTGGTCTTTCATTCTGGGAACTCTCACTTTCCTAGGAGCCCAATGACCCTACCTGCCTGCTTTCCACCTCTTGAAGCTAAGATACCTGGTGTGCCACAACATGACAAGCCACAACGCCTGCCCCCCCTGGTTCTTGCCCAgccctctccaagcctcagggGCATGTCAGCCTGTCCCCGTCTATACTGACGTCTGCTCTTGGCTCAGGCTAGCCGAAAAGAGCTGACCCTCTGCAGGCTGCAGTCTACGGCTACTGGGAAAACTGTTTTTGTTGACCTCTGTGTGGAGCACTGAGCTACTGTCCACATCAAGGATTATGAAGTTGTCatcatgaggttttttttttttttttttttttggtagatgcagggtctcaccatgttgcccaggctggtctcaaactcccaggctcaagtgatccacccccctcagcctccaaaagtgctgggattacagacatgtgccaccatgcctagccaacaTCATGAGATTTTTAAGTGTATTTGTTGTAGGGACCTATCAAGGACTCTGTCCCTTCTATCCCACAGTCCCATAGGAGGAAGCCTTTAAGTCTCAGGTATCACTGTGTGTTCCTCTGTAGCTTCCTTGCCTCTGTTGCATAGATACCGTGATTCTTGTACCCAGTGACTTGAAATAGCTCACTCTGCCCCAGCTGCCTGGATGCTCAGTGGCAAATTGCCCACCTCCAAGGTGGGCTGCCTTGCCCACACCTGTGTGCCTACCTGCAGCAAGTTGCTTCTGCAAGCGGGGCAGAAGGAACGAAGGGTTCACAAGGACCAGCTTCCCAATGCACTCGGCCACCACCCCCCGGGTGCCCTCCTCAGCGCCCTCGCAGCGCTGGAACAGCAAGGCCCAGATGTCCTCGGCGTAGGGCTTCAGGCGGTCAGGCTGGGCGGCCCCCAGGGCCTCCCTGAGTGAGTGCAGCAGCAGGTACTGTCGTCGGGGCTCAGCCTCAATCTGCTCCAGCAGGAAGGGCAGGAAGTCGGGCAGGCTGCCAGCACCCACGCGGCCCAGTGCATACGAGGCTGCAGCCCTCACATCCTCACTGGGTGACCCCAAAGCTTCCAGGAGCACCGCTTTCAGCTCCCGCTGGGGGCCTGGCCCAGCCACCTGACCCACCTCAGCCAGCGACAAGAATGCCAGGACCTTGACCCCCGTGCTGGAGTGGGGCGACCTGGCATCGCAGACCAGGCGATTGGCTGTGCTTGCTGCCTCTTGGGGACAGGCAGCTGAGAGGGCTGCCACACACCGGGCCAATGAGTGGAACACCTGCTTGTGCAGGCCAGGCCCACCATCCACAGCCTGCTCATAAACAGGCGCAGTGAGCAGGCTGATGAGTTTGGCATAGTCCACACACGGGGGACGGCTCCCCACCAGGGCCTGCAGGAAGCCTTCAGCGGCTGCCAGAACCCCGGCTGGCAACAGGGGCGAATGCAGCAGCCGCAGCAGCTCTGAGAGCACAGGGCCGCTGACCTCCACCAAAGAGGCTGGCTGGGTCTGGGTCACTGTGGCAAGGAAGTCCACAGCCAGCTGGGCCACATGCATGTCACTCTCGTTGACCAGGGCAGGCAGCTCAGCCAGCACGGCCTGCACGGCAGacggtgggaggctgaggccctggCTCTGGGCCAGGGCGTCCAGGGCTGCCAGTGTGGCCAGTCGCAAAGCCCGCTGGTTCTTCCGCAGGAATGAGGCCAGAATGGGCAGTGCCTCGGCTAGGATGGGCTGTAGGTCAAGCTGTAGTGGGGATACGGCCACCAGCGTAAGTGCCTTGACGGCGGGCAGCCGGGTGATCTCATTCCGCAGGCGATCCAGGAGGAGCAGTAACGTGGGCTCCAGGTCATCCCCAAGCCGGTCACCCAGGTGGCCTACAAGGTGGCCCATGCAGGAAATGGCCCGCTCCTTCACCTCCTGGTCCAGGTCAGTGGCACGGAGTCGCGCCAGGGTGACTGCAGACATCTCTCCAACATATGGCTCAGGATCCAGTATCCGCGGCCTTTCCAGCGGCCACAGGGCCCGCACCAGCTCCTGTAGCACCACCAGGGCCTCCGCTGCAATCTTGTAGAAAGGGTCAGCCACACAGGCCATCACAGGTGGCAGGAGGGTAGGCAAGTGTGGGTGGAAGGCCTCAGCTGGTTCGGTGCCCAGCAGCCCCTGCAAGAAGGCCAGGGCATCCATCCGGATGGTGGAGGAGCTGGAGCGGTCGACCAGCGAGAAGATGATGCCTGCAGGGTGAATGCAAAGGTTATGAAGGCCACTGCCTCTGATGCAACACGGCCCTCTCTGGAAGCAAGGCTGGGGTACCTACAGGTGCCTGAGCTGGACTGAAGCACCTAAACTCTTCTGCAGAAGCTTCCAAGAAGTCAGCGCTGACCAGTGGCCAGAGCTGAGGGAAACATGTCCAGGGAACTCACTGGAACTGGCCTTGTTCTCACAGCTGGTAGTGGGAGGCCACTGGAGACTCTTGACCAGGGACCGAGCCTGGGACTGGGTCCCAGACTCTCTCAGGAATTGGGGGCTCAACTCAGGGGTGGGGTCTGCGTTCTGGAAGTGGCCCAgaacagcagatacttggttgcaGTCCAGCCTACCTGATACCAGCACAGGCATATGCTCGGCCAGGCTGCCGGGGAGGACACCCGCCAGCTCAGTGAGGAGGCTGAAGCATCCCTGGCGGGCTCTGACGCTCCGATCTTTAAGCTGCCGCTGCAGGGCCTTGACCACGAGAGGCACCTGTGGGCAGGAGGGGGAAGTCAAGGTCAGGGACCACCCAAGAAACCTCCCCACCTGCCCACTACCAGGAGGCTTTGCCAAGCACATCCCCAGGGAGGATGTCGGCATCGAGATATCTCCCAAGCACTCGTCCctcactctgtgccaggcttttGGTGACTGCACACAGACCGCTGGAGAGCAGGCAAATTTCCTGCATCCATTTTACAGGTACAGAGAGACCaagcaacttgctcaaggtcactcagGCAGGCTGGCTGTCACTACTACACTCCAGAAGCCTGGCTGGCTCCTGCCCCCTACCCCGGGGACCCCTTCCCTTCCACGGCTGGATGTTCTCCCCAGGTGAGTTTCCAAGTCCAGGGACACTAACGGTGAGTGGCCGGGTAGGCAAATCGGGGGTAGGGGTGGAGTTGAAGACATGCCCACCTGTCCACGTAGCATATGGAGGTTGCTGCCGGGCTGGGTGGGTTCCTCCATGGCCTCCAGCCATCCCTTCGGGGGCCGTGTTTGCCGCAGCAGCACGATGTAAGCAGTGAAGACATCAGCCTTGACATTCTCCTCGCGTTCTTTGAAGCGGCAGATGAGCACAGGTGCCAGGGTACAGTGGAAATCAGACAGCAGGTCAGGCCGAGAGCTGATCAAGGCTGCGATGCACTTGGCAGCTGCCCGGCGCACCTTCCAGCTCATGTCATCGTCATCGCTGTACTCGTCTTCACTCTCTGGGGCAGGAACAAGACACACATGGAACCCTCATCTCCCAGGACAGGTCTGTGGCTCGGGGGAGAAgggatggggaggagagagagccGGGCACTGTGCTTCACCTTTTGATGATCAGCATTTATAGATACCCTATGGGGAACATTCTCTACCTTTTAATGGGCATCTACTGTGTGCTATGGATGGGACTAAGCATGTCAAACCCATAATCTTATTTTAGCTTCATGAAGACCTTTTGAGACAGGGATTATTTCCCCAttatagagatgaggaaactggggtttAGAGAGAGGAAGTGGCTTGCCCCAAGTTAAAGAAATACTTGGAGTTAAACTAAggtcctccctctgcctccagaCCCTTAATTGTCTGGACTGTACCATAGAAAAAACAGACTTCCAAGTCTTCATGTAGACTTGGAGAATCAATTTAGGGCACAAAACTCATCTTTTGGCGTCAGGTTTGGCTATGTGATGTTTCGTTTACTGGGACTCCAGAAGGGAGAAGGGACAGAGCCTCCCTTTGGCCTCTTCTCCCCCCGATCTCTGCCTCTCAAGGGTCCTGATTCCAAAGGCTTCCAGGCAGGACTAATAAAGAGGAAATGCTGGGTTTGTGTGGCTTTCTACCCGACAATCTCCCTGAAAGTCAAGGGCTCGTGCAGTCTTTACCATCATCTCAAAAGTGAAGGTACTGCcaagccccattttacagacgacaAGACTAAGGCTCAGAGGGGGTGAGACTCTCAGGGCACACAGCGAGGaacagcagagctgagattcaggCCCACGAGGCCCAGCCCTATCACCTGCGGAGGCACACAGGAGGCTCAGATGGGGACAGTCTTGCCTGGGAGCGCCCCAAGGCACAGGCTCAGAGCCCAGCATGGCCTTGCCCATACCACTCTGTGGACCACTTGGACCCACAGGGTGGTGTCTGGACAGCCACAGTGGGCCACGGCCACCGGGCAGCTCAGCAGCCATCCCCTCTAATGGATCACTGTCACTCCCACAGTAGGCCACCCACGAACACACATCCTTAGCTCTCTATTACTGACAAGCGTCCCACCTCCCTGGCTGGCATTCAAGGCCCCCACATGCCTGTCCAATCTCATTTACCATCACATCTTGTTCCAAGTACCCCCTCAGGCTCTAAATCCATTGTCTCCATCGATGCCCTGCCTTCAGGCCTAGGGGCATCTCTGCCCTGGAAATCTGTCTGAATGACACACAGGACCACAGGCATAGGAGGAAAGAAGCTATCAAGTCCACCCCCATGGAGACATCTTGCTCCCCTGCCAGTGCCTGCCATTCCACCATCAGAGCTTTCCTCTGCTGGGTTAAAGACATTATCTCCTGAAAGCCATTCATAAAAGGGTACACGGTGGCAGTGCAGAGGTGGGGGAGTCTGACAGACCTGGCTCTAAGGCCCAGCTATGCCAATTCCTAGATGTGTTATCTCAGGCCACTCTCTTCTCAGTATGTGTCCTTGTCTGAAACACGGGGGTAATAATATGTTTTtttagggttattgtgaggaacACGAccagcagatgctcaataaatgacagcAATGACTACTATCATTACCGTGGTCTGTGCAGTCACAGCAGGTGGGACTGGAGCTTGAGGAAGAGCTGGCATCAGGATGGGGCACCAAATGTGACCACTGTCTTTGGTTGGGGGATCCCAGGAAGGCTGTGCTCACCTCCACCCTCCAACCCCAACGATGGGCTGTCCACCAACCTTGCTCACTGAATTCACTATCCTCTGTCTCCATCTGCTCCTCATCACTGTCATAGTTGTAGTTGGGGTCATGTTTTATGtactggaggcagaggctggtcaCGTTGGGCACGTGAGGGCCCATTTCCTTGGGGCACCTGTGGGGCAGGATGAGGAATGCTTTGCTGGATCCAGCCAGGACAGGAGTGGGGGGGCAGGGCCTAATGGGAGTCCTGAAATTTTACTGCTTTGGGCCAGCATCCCCACCAACTTCCCAAAGGAATCCCCAGGCAACCCCACCATACATACTTCCTCAAGAAGGCCTCAAAAGCCTGGAGGCAGGACTCCCGGAGCTCATCATCATCCAGGTTGCAGAAATCCTCCACCAGGGGCACCAGGCGGTCCAGGTGAGCCCCTGCAGGGCCAGGTGGGTCACTGAACCCAAGCCAGACACTCTCCCGGAATTCCCCCAGCCCACAGCACTCAGCCTGTCTCTGCACCTGCAGCCCTGACCACTGTAGATTCAACTCAGAGGTTTCATAGTCAAGCAAATGTGGGTTCTAgccctcactctgccacccaacTGCTATgggaccttgggcaggtcacatTTCTTTGACCTTAGTCAGCTGATCTTCACAACAAGGATAACAATGCCTCCCGGGCAGAGATTTTGTGAAGATAaattatataaagataaatagcttaggccaggcacggtggctcatgcctgtaatcccagcattttgggagtccaaggaaggcggatcacgaggtcaggagatcgaaaccatcctggctaacacgatgaaaccctgtctctactaaaaatacaaaaaattagccgggtgcagtggcatacacctgtagtcccagctattcaggaggctgaggcaggagaattgcttgaacctgggaggtggaggttgcagtgagacacaatagcgtcactgtactccagcctgggagacagagcgagattctatctcaaaaaaaaaaaaaaagataaacagcttaggccgggcgcggtggcttacacctgtaatcccagcactttgggaggccgaggcagatggatcatctgaggtcaggagttcgagaccagcttggccaacatggtgaaactccatctctactaaaaatacaaaaattagctgcgcatggcagtgcgcccctgtaatcccagctacttgggaggctgaggcagaattgcttgaacctgggaggtggaggttacagtgagcagagattgtgccactgcactccagcctggacaacagagcgagacacaagactcagtctcaaaaaaaaaaaaaaagaagttaaaaaagcTTAgtccaaggctgggtgcagtggttcacccctgtaatcccagcactttgggaggccgaggcgggcagatcatgggatcacaaggtcaggggttcaagaccaacctgaccaaccaacatagtgaaaccccgtctctactaaaaatacaaaaattagctggatatggtagcgtgcgcctgtagtgccagctactcaggaggctgagacaggagaatcacttgaatccgggaggcggaggttgtggtgagccaagactgcaccattgcacttcagcctgggcaacagagcgagactccgtctcaaaaaaataaataaataaaaaagcttaGTCCAGGTTCTGCAAGAGCAGGCACTCGATAAGTAGCATCTGTTATCAAAACCATTATTCATGTCCTGGCCTAATTTCCTTTACTAGGTTTAAGTCCGTGGATAGGAGAAAGGGAGGCAGGTACTGCCCTAATAGACCAGGCAACAGGGGTTCCTGCCTGGTCTCCAGGCTTTAGAGCACTCCACTCATGCCCTTCTCCAGCCATACCCCTTCCCCACAGCATAAGAAGAGACATGCTGACCTAGAGACCCTCAACACTCCTAGACTCCATTCTGTCTGGGTATCTGGGGACCCGAGTTTCCTGCCCAGTGGATCCTGACCCCTTGTCAGAGCCTGCACAGGCCTCTTTCCCAGGTCCATGCAACCAAGGATGGCTGAGGGCTGGCTGCTGTTTGGGAGAAATGGGACAGGGTGTGGCCATGTCAGCTGGGGTTGTCCCCACCGTGTGCCTGCAAGGCCCCTTGCAGTGAGAGAGCCAGGGGTTGGGAGGGGCTGACCGTAGGCCAATTCTATCCAAACTGTCTTGGTATAGTCAGAACTCCAAGGTGTCTGAGGATACATTCAAACCTGATTGCAGCTTTCCATTTCTaaaaaactaatctatagtgacagaaagcagatcagtggctTCCTGGACAAGGCAGAGAGCTGGACTGCAAATGGACACAAGGAagcttttgggggtgatggaaagATTTCATGGATATACACAAAGGTCAAAAcacactgaattgcacactttaaatagTGCGGTTTATTGTATGCACATTaaattgtttcttaaaaattcaAACTTGGCTCACGGGCTGTTACTAAGATAGCTTTGTCAAAGTGGGAGAAGAGAACATAGTCTAACAGTTTAGTGGCATGACCTAAAATTGTAATTACCAGCCAGCCTCCAGGTCTCAGAAGTGATTGATCCAACCCCCTTCTCTGAACCATCTGCACTCAGCAGGGGCTCAGGCCCGGTGGTTTGTCGAGCTCAGGGCCCGCCCTGCGCCTCTCAAGCCCTGTCCGGCCCCAACCTCTGCGTTTCAGCGGCTTCAGCCGCACCGGCTGAGGCGGCGGCCCGCCCCAGGCCCCACCCACCACGTCAGCCCAGGCCCCGCCCCAACCTCCCTGCCAAGGCAGACGGCCCACCCTCAGGCCCTGGCTGCACGGCGGCCCAAGCTGCACCCCCTTACCGAGTCATTGACTCACCCTAAGCTCCGCCCACCATGCCAgcccaggccccgccccgccccgcccccttaCCGAGGCGGTGGCCGGCCTGGCGGCCGACGCTGCCCAAACATTGGATCAGGGTGCGGATGGCAGCCGGGCTGGTGGGCACCCGCGGGCCTGGCAGCCGTTCCAGTAGGTGGTCAGCGAGCTCGACGAAGAGGTCGGTGCTGCAGGCGGCCGCCAGGTGGCCAAGCGCTCCGACCGCTCGCTTGCGCACCGCCAGGCGCGGGCTGCTCAGCTGTGGCAGCAGACAGTGCAGGAGGCTGGCGTGGAAGGCGCCCAGCGGGGCACCCAGCCTGGGGAGCACGAGGGGGCATCAGGCCGGTCGCACTCCGCGGGCAGCCTGGGCCAGGCTCCGCCCCTCTCCCCATTCTCTCCCGGCCTCCTTCCCAGGATTATGGCAACTCAATGACCCTTGCAAAAGAGGTGCCCTGCAACTGTGAGGaggaattattttaattacttttgttACATGAGAGAAAGCGGAGAGAGAAAGGGACTTCTCAGCAGTGCAAAGCCTGGCTCCCAGCCGAGGGAAAGACCTGATAGGGTAAAGCATGGGGGATCTAGTAAGGCTGTCCCTATTTCTTGGAAGTCTAGGCCTTGCCTCAATACCATCCCCTTCTGTCCATCCTCCTCGCTAAGACCAGAGCAGTATAAACTCTACTTCTCACCTGGTCACTCCTCTGCTTAACTCCTTCCATGGCTCCCTAGTGACTTTGGAGATGCTGAGCTCTGGGCTCAAGACAAGAGGCAACACCAGAGAATGGTTTCTGCGCACACAGCACagcccctgcctgcctcagcagctTCTATCCACACCTTCAAACGAGGCCCGTGCATTTTCTGTCCTGTAAACATCCTGAGaccttttctttctcactttacAGAAACACACTCACCTTACCCTCCCTTATTTCTATGTCCTACCCAACCCCCTCTCCTAGgtttcatttgtttgtctgttcaCCTGCTAAGTGACAGGGACTGTGCTGGAAGCCAGGGTGAACAAGACAGACTGATCCTGGGACCTGCCCTCATGGAGTGTGTGGTTGAGTGAGCGCCTCCCAGGAGCCTCAAGTTCAACATGCCCCAGCTTGAATCTATCACCTTCCTCCCCACACACCTGCTGTTGGCTCCCGGAGTGCACCCCATCACAGCACCTCTGTCTGCCCCTGCCAGTTACTAAAGGCAGAACCCTAGGGGTCAGCCTCCAGTCCCTGCCTCCCCTGCCCACTCCAAGTCCTGTGGAGTCTACCTCCTGAATACAACCCGAATTGCTTTCCCTATAGCAGCCTCTTAATCAATACCCTGCCTGTTCAATCCTCTCCCACCTACTCTCCACTGCAGAAAGATCACAGTAGAACACACAAATACTCACCCCCGCCCCATGGCTCCTGGCCAGCCCTCCACCTCATCTCTCCATACCCACCTCTCCACATTACAGCCTGCCCCACGACCCCTGGCAGACTCTGGGACCCTAAGTCTTCCCCTGTCTCTGCCTTCTGGACTGGGGGCAGTCTCCCCTCCAGCATCCTCTTTATACCTGCCCAAACTCAGCTAAGTCCTGCCCCTCCTCGAAGGCTCAGCTCTAGCAGCACCCTCTTTTAGAAGCTCCTCACTCCCAGCTGGACTGGGGGCTCCTCTGAGCTCCTATCAGCCCTGCTCTTATCCTTACTGTTGTGCTTACTCCATTCACAGTTTTATACATGTCTGTGAACTCCTCCCTAGGAATAACGAAGACTGATCTAACCCCATGTTCCCAACACTAGGCCAGCACCTGACATTTTTCTGGCCAGAGCAGGTGTTCAAGTCGTGGGAGGTTTTACTGATCGTGTGACCACATCACCTCTCAGAGCCTGTAAAATTGTGACAATTGAGTTCTCCTTTACGAGGCTGCTGGGATGATTAAGGAGCCCTGAGCACAGGGCCTGGTGTGCAGTAGG belongs to Pongo pygmaeus isolate AG05252 chromosome 2, NHGRI_mPonPyg2-v2.0_pri, whole genome shotgun sequence and includes:
- the CAND2 gene encoding cullin-associated NEDD8-dissociated protein 2 isoform X3, with the translated sequence MATSDLMSELQKDSIQLDEDSERKVVKMLLRLLEDKNGEVQNLAVKCLGPLVGKVKEYQVETIVDTLCTNMRSDKEQLRDIAGIGLKTVLSELPPAATGSGLATNVCRKITGQLTSAIAQQEDVAVQLEALDILSDMLSRLGAPLGAFHASLLHCLLPQLSSPRLAVRKRAVGALGHLAAACSTDLFVELADHLLERLPGPRVPTSPAAIRTLIQCLGSVGRQAGHRLGAHLDRLVPLVEDFCNLDDDELRESCLQAFEAFLRKCPKEMGPHVPNVTSLCLQYIKHDPNYNYDSDEEQMETEDSEFSEQESEDEYSDDDDMSWKVRRAAAKCIAALISSRPDLLSDFHCTLAPVLICRFKEREENVKADVFTAYIVLLRQTRPPKGWLEAMEEPTQPGSNLHMLRGQVPLVVKALQRQLKDRSVRARQGCFSLLTELAGVLPGSLAEHMPVLVSGIIFSLVDRSSSSTIRMDALAFLQGLLGTEPAEAFHPHLPTLLPPVMACVADPFYKIAAEALVVLQELVRALWPLERPRILDPEPYVGEMSAVTLARLRATDLDQEVKERAISCMGHLVGHLGDRLGDDLEPTLLLLLDRLRNEITRLPAVKALTLVAVSPLQLDLQPILAEALPILASFLRKNQRALRLATLAALDALAQSQGLSLPPSAVQAVLAELPALVNESDMHVAQLAVDFLATVTQTQPASLVEVSGPVLSELLRLLHSPLLPAGVLAAAEGFLQALVGSRPPCVDYAKLISLLTAPVYEQAVDGGPGLHKQVFHSLARCVAALSAACPQEAASTANRLVCDARSPHSSTGVKVLAFLSLAEVGQVAGPGPQRELKAVLLEALGSPSEDVRAAASYALGRVGAGSLPDFLPFLLEQIEAEPRRQYLLLHSLREALGAAQPDRLKPYAEDIWALLFQRCEGAEEGTRGVVAECIGKLVLVNPSFLLPRLQKQLAAGRPHTRSTVITAVKFLISDQPHPIDPLLKNFIGEFMESLQDPDLNVRRATLAFFNSAVHNKPSLVRDLLDDILPLLYQETKIRRDLIREVEMGPFKHTVDDGLDVRKAAFECMYSLLESCLGQLDICEFLNHVEDGLKDHYDIRGWLLLLLLHHFTKNCLPSPSSGQMLTFIMLARLATLCPAPVLQRVDRLIEPLRATCTAKVKAGSVKQEFEKQDELKRSAMRAVAALLTIPEVGKSPIMADFSSQIRSNPELAALFESIQKDSASAPSTDSMELS
- the CAND2 gene encoding cullin-associated NEDD8-dissociated protein 2 isoform X4 translates to MRSDKEQLRDIAGIGLKTVLSELPPAATGSGLATNVCRKITGQLTSAIAQQEDVAVQLEALDILSDMLSRLGAPLGAFHASLLHCLLPQLSSPRLAVRKRAVGALGHLAAACSTDLFVELADHLLERLPGPRVPTSPAAIRTLIQCLGSVGRQAGHRLGAHLDRLVPLVEDFCNLDDDELRESCLQAFEAFLRKCPKEMGPHVPNVTSLCLQYIKHDPNYNYDSDEEQMETEDSEFSEQESEDEYSDDDDMSWKVRRAAAKCIAALISSRPDLLSDFHCTLAPVLICRFKEREENVKADVFTAYIVLLRQTRPPKGWLEAMEEPTQPGSNLHMLRGQVPLVVKALQRQLKDRSVRARQGCFSLLTELAGVLPGSLAEHMPVLVSGIIFSLVDRSSSSTIRMDALAFLQGLLGTEPAEAFHPHLPTLLPPVMACVADPFYKIAAEALVVLQELVRALWPLERPRILDPEPYVGEMSAVTLARLRATDLDQEVKERAISCMGHLVGHLGDRLGDDLEPTLLLLLDRLRNEITRLPAVKALTLVAVSPLQLDLQPILAEALPILASFLRKNQRALRLATLAALDALAQSQGLSLPPSAVQAVLAELPALVNESDMHVAQLAVDFLATVTQTQPASLVEVSGPVLSELLRLLHSPLLPAGVLAAAEGFLQALVGSRPPCVDYAKLISLLTAPVYEQAVDGGPGLHKQVFHSLARCVAALSAACPQEAASTANRLVCDARSPHSSTGVKVLAFLSLAEVGQVAGPGPQRELKAVLLEALGSPSEDVRAAASYALGRVGAGSLPDFLPFLLEQIEAEPRRQYLLLHSLREALGAAQPDRLKPYAEDIWALLFQRCEGAEEGTRGVVAECIGKLVLVNPSFLLPRLQKQLAAGRPHTRSTVITAVKFLISDQPHPIDPLLKNFIGEFMESLQDPDLNVRRATLAFFNSAVHNKPSLVRDLLDDILPLLYQETKIRRDLIREVEMGPFKHTVDDGLDVRKAAFECMYSLLESCLGQLDICEFLNHVEDGLKDHYDIRGWLLLLLLHHFTKNCLPSPSSGQMLTFIMLARLATLCPAPVLQRVDRLIEPLRATCTAKVKAGSVKQEFEKQDELKRSAMRAVAALLTIPEVGKSPIMADFSSQIRSNPELAALFESIQKDSASAPSTDSMELS